CTGCTGCTACTATACGGCCCCAATTGGGGTCCGCGCCATGGACGGCGGTTTTTACAAGTGGCGAGGAAAGAACCGTCCTGGCGACTTTTCGGGCATCCGATGAAGTCGCCGCACCCGTAACCTTCAGTTCTATCAGCTTGGTGGCGCCTTCCCCGTCACGGGCCACAGATTTAGCGAGGTGAACGCAAACGCACTCAAGGGCTTCGGAAAAAGCCCGGAAGGCGGCGGTGCCCGGAAGGATTTTCCAGCCAGAAGCGCCGTTTGCCAGTACAAAAATGGAGTCATTGGTCGAGGTATCTCCATCAACCGAGATAACATTGAAAGACTTATTCACGGCGCGTTTGAGAAGCCGTTGGAGGAGATCAGATTCGATATCGACATCTGTAGTGATAAAGCCTAGAAGGGTCGCCAGGTTGGGATGGATCATACCGGCGCCCTTGGCGCAACCACCAATGGTGAAACCATAATCGGGCGACCTCACCGCGAACTCTTTGGGCATTGTGTCCGTAGTCATTATAGCGCGGGAAAAATCGTGCCCTGAATCGGCCGACAGTTTGATATTCTTTATTCCTGCGGTTACCTTCTCAATCGGAAGTTGAACACCGATGACCCCTGTGCTAGCGACAAGTACATTCGACGATTCGATGCCTAATCTTGCACCCGCCATCTCGGTCATTGCTTGCGCATTTTCAAGACCTGCCTCGCCTGTACCAGCGTTGGCGCAGCCGGCGTTCACGATTATCGCTTGAACGCTACGGGTATTGCCAAGGTGCTTTAACGAGACTAAAACCGGTGCGGCTTTGAAACGGTTTTGCGTGAAAACGGCCGCGGCTGAACATGGCTTGGCAGACATAATAACTGCAAGATCAAGCGCACTGGCGGCCTTCTTGATGCCGGCTGCCACCGTCCCGGCAGAAAAACCAATGGCCGAGGTGATGCTTCCGTCGGGGATCAGGTCAGGTTTTGAACTCATAAAATGATGATAGAATATAGCATAGCGTTTGTGACGGGGCAAAAAATTTCAAAAATAACCTCTTGAGTTAATTTCTGATTCAACCCTCCCAGATAAAAATTATTTAGCCATCGGCTTGAGACAAAGCCGGATGGTACTAGCCAAGTACTAATACTTATGATATACTCAACCAGTTTGCTTAATTCCTGACTGGTGACCACGCTCGGTTCAACTCAAATTGGATAGCTGAAATAGGGGGTAGTTCATGGCGGAAAACTCAGTACTGATCGTCGACAGCGACCCCAAATCCCGCGACACAGCGGCCTGGCTTAAGGGCGCCGGTTTTCGCGTTACCACCGCCACCACCGGCGAAGAAGCCCTGAATCTCATCGACAACCAGGACTTCAGCGTCATGCTCCTGGACATGCGGCTCCCAGGCAAACACGGTCTGGGCGTTTTGAAAGAGGTCAAGGTCAAGCGGCCTTGGATGCAGGCCATCGTCACAACCGACCATCCATCGGTTGAATCAGCAACCGAGGCTCTGAAACAAGGCGCTGTTGATTACCTGGTAAAGCCGTTTTCACCCGAAGAACTGGAAAAACTGGTCAAGGAGACTATTAAATCAG
This is a stretch of genomic DNA from Dehalogenimonas etheniformans. It encodes these proteins:
- the argJ gene encoding bifunctional glutamate N-acetyltransferase/amino-acid acetyltransferase ArgJ translates to MSSKPDLIPDGSITSAIGFSAGTVAAGIKKAASALDLAVIMSAKPCSAAAVFTQNRFKAAPVLVSLKHLGNTRSVQAIIVNAGCANAGTGEAGLENAQAMTEMAGARLGIESSNVLVASTGVIGVQLPIEKVTAGIKNIKLSADSGHDFSRAIMTTDTMPKEFAVRSPDYGFTIGGCAKGAGMIHPNLATLLGFITTDVDIESDLLQRLLKRAVNKSFNVISVDGDTSTNDSIFVLANGASGWKILPGTAAFRAFSEALECVCVHLAKSVARDGEGATKLIELKVTGAATSSDARKVARTVLSSPLVKTAVHGADPNWGRIVAAAGRSGARFDLDKVDLWIGNVEVLKRGMPLEVDRKLASAQFEGKEVFIHLDLGLGKPSVTGWGCDMSAEYIHINADYTT